The Christiangramia salexigens genome includes the window TTGATATATGTTAAGCGAGCGAGTTAAAAAATGTTAAGTCAGATGAGTTCCTTGCGAATACGGCTAAGGCTTTCGGGTTTCAGACCGAGATAATTCGCTATCTGATAGTTAGGTACACGTTTTTCGATGTTTGGGTAAGCTTCACAAAATTCAATATAGCGTTCCTTCCCCGTTTTTTGAAGGCTGGACAAAATTCGGCCTCTCAATGCCACAAATGCGTTCGTGGTCTTTATGCGGAAGAATCTTTCAAATTTAGGGATCCTTTTATAGAGCTGAGTAAGAGAGGTTTTATCTATCCCGACCAATTCTGAATCTTCTATAGCCTCGACATATAACTGAGCAGGCTTATCATTAAAGAAAGCCTCAAAATCGCTTATCCACCAGTCCTCTATCGCAAACTGAATGATATGATCCTCCCCGGCCTGATCCTGATAATAAGCTTTAAGACAGCCCTTTTCCACGTAATATTCGGTATCCACATTATCACCCGGCTTGTAGAGGAATTCTTTTTTAGATAATTTCAGTTCGGAAAGCAGTCCTATGAATTCTTCGCTTTCGGCATCTGAAAGTTGTATGTCCTTTGATATATGTTCTAAGATCCTGGAATACATGAAATAATTTGAATGCTAAGGTATTAATCAGGTTTTAAAAATAGGGAAATCTATGCTGAAGCGCCCAATAGTTCTGAATTTTTAGCATGGCTTCCATTCTGATGAAATAAGGCTAAAAAACACTACTGGACAGAGGAACAAATATTAATGTTAAATCGCTAAAGATCAAGAATTTATCGCCGTATAACCACTCTGATTTTTAATAATAATTTTCAGTTTAATGTTCTTATTTTCACTATGTTAGCTCAATTTATTTTATCACATGGAGCAGGTTATTTTACGTCCTTTTTTTCACCGCGGACAACATCAGGTAGGTGTGTTTTTCAAGTATAATTCAGAGATCAGAGAACATCTGAAGCTCTTAAGGGGACTTACCTGGAGTAAGACCTTTTCATGTTTTTATTTACCGGACAATCCAGAAAACAGAAATTTACTGAAGTCACATATGGAAGCCGGAAATTACACTACCGATTGCAGT containing:
- a CDS encoding Crp/Fnr family transcriptional regulator, translating into MYSRILEHISKDIQLSDAESEEFIGLLSELKLSKKEFLYKPGDNVDTEYYVEKGCLKAYYQDQAGEDHIIQFAIEDWWISDFEAFFNDKPAQLYVEAIEDSELVGIDKTSLTQLYKRIPKFERFFRIKTTNAFVALRGRILSSLQKTGKERYIEFCEAYPNIEKRVPNYQIANYLGLKPESLSRIRKELI